The window AAAAAAAAAGCCTGAGCAATATATGTATATTCCTTCTTACTTTATTAAAAAGGTATAGCTATGGGTAAAGATAAAACCGTTTCAATAAAAATTTATACGGGAATACAAATAGAATTGTATGATGTAGACACCGATGAAGTACATCTTCTTAAAGGAAAACCCAGAAATGTGTTTCGAATAGATTATTGCAAACACGGGCTTTTGGAAGGAGAATTTGAAAATACTACATTTTCGTATTTAGGTGAAAAAGAAACGGCTATAAATTATGAAAGACTTGCACTTTTAAAAGCGTTTTTCCCTTTAAAAATTTATAAAGGAATAAGCATTTTATTTTTTTTAGATGAAATAGACTCTCAATTTAAAGACATTGCAAATTCTTTTTCCATCGATATTGAAAAAATTTGTAATAAACTTAATTTAAAAGACGGTTGGTATAAAATAAAATCAAATTCCGAAATTACGGCCATTATGGAAAAAATGTACGATGAAAATAATTTTGCACGTATTGATTATTTAAAAATTAAAATTTTGGAAATATTACATTTACTCGGTGTAATAACTTCAGCCGAATATTGCAAAAAAGCCTTATATTCCGGTTATCATATAAACAAAGTAAAAAAAATTCACGAGTATGCCGTAAACAATCTTGATTCAAATATTTCATTTCAGAATTTGGTAAAAGATGAAGATATGAGTTATACGATTTTTCAAAAACTGTTTAAGCAGATGTACGGTGAAGCTCCCTATTCATATTTAAAAAAATATAAACTTAAAACCGCCGCCTTTTATATTTCTTCTACAAACCGAAAAATTACGGACATTGCATTGAGCTGCGGTTATACAAATGCAAGTAAATTTGCGGAAGCATTTAAAACCCTCTACGGAACGCCGCCTTTACAATACAGGAATAATATTAAAAATCGCATGGATGAAAGTCAACTTGCAGGATTATAGAACTGTATAACAGTTCGTATAATTGCATATTTTCCTAAAAAAATACCAATTCGGATTATATTTAACTAAAATGGAGTAGAAATATACATACATTTTTATTATAGTAAACTCAAGGCAACATTGTGTTTTAATAGGAGGTTTATTTTAATCGGTGCTGTTACACCGATTAAAAACACTGCCCGAGTTTGCCTGAAAAACAGTTTTGCAAACTCGCATTATTATATGTGCTTTTTCACTTACGTTGCAAAAGCACAAAAATTCTGCAATCCTCGACTTTTGATAAAGTCTGCGGTTGCAGAATTTATAGGAGGTTTATTTTAATCGGTGCTGTTACACCGATTAAAAACACTGCCCGAGTTTGCCTGAAAAATTGTTTTGCAAACTCGCATTATTATATGTGCTTTTTCACTTACGTTGCAAAAGCACAAAAATTCTGC is drawn from Treponema pedis and contains these coding sequences:
- a CDS encoding helix-turn-helix transcriptional regulator → MGKDKTVSIKIYTGIQIELYDVDTDEVHLLKGKPRNVFRIDYCKHGLLEGEFENTTFSYLGEKETAINYERLALLKAFFPLKIYKGISILFFLDEIDSQFKDIANSFSIDIEKICNKLNLKDGWYKIKSNSEITAIMEKMYDENNFARIDYLKIKILEILHLLGVITSAEYCKKALYSGYHINKVKKIHEYAVNNLDSNISFQNLVKDEDMSYTIFQKLFKQMYGEAPYSYLKKYKLKTAAFYISSTNRKITDIALSCGYTNASKFAEAFKTLYGTPPLQYRNNIKNRMDESQLAGL